A single region of the Triticum dicoccoides isolate Atlit2015 ecotype Zavitan chromosome 2B, WEW_v2.0, whole genome shotgun sequence genome encodes:
- the LOC119360557 gene encoding GRAS family protein RAM1-like, translating into MGTLNCAVDMSSGTKQLQHQPAAPTSPTASFSESNIVASSADPDAIDALAGLQALRFDGDIDGEIQSPDLAMWESLFADQIGAGAASGADFLMSSPRRDFSPLRDFMASSPKRDYMVSSPKRDYMMSSPKRDYMVSSPKREMVASPRRTFSNLYNNSTSNQSYMHGTLHGMDTGSPSNLAGYGKGKSSQSPLHKGFVNNAHSNSSKSNLSCSSSYVNSSENLALPSLNSSFLEDGYLAYQLPPEKDAGGSSSAGTSATQLPTLSECLAMPEPVYGARDEAAVGRGIPVGGLQPDHLYYASQFGAADGLPLQHQMAKPDQWADSSSLHSMLGSVIQSDQAEQSLNLVRRLSQLAKWSQSMHSEQDSGLQLVHLLLACADFVSKGDQPSALRHLHLLRRVASPLGDSMQRVASYFADALATRLSVSSGTAISPRGAGAPYPFPPSPDTLKIYQILYQACPYIKFAHFTANQAIFEAFHGEDRVHVVDLDILQGYQWPAFLQALAARPGGPPTLRLTGVGHPATAVRETGRHLASLAASLRVPFEFHAAVADKLERLRPAALQRRVGEALAVNAVNRMHRVPGAHLGPLLSMIRDQAPKIMTLVEQEAGHNGPYFLGRFLEALHYYSAIFDSLDATFPADSAPRMKVEQCLLAPEIRNVVACEGAERVARHERLDRWRRIMEDRGFEAVPLSPAAVGQSQVLLGLYGAGDGYRLNEEKGCLLLGWQDRAIIGASAWRC; encoded by the exons ATGGGGACGCTAAACTGCGCTGTTGACATGAGCTCCGGCACGAAGCAGCTACAGCACCAGCCAGCAGCGCCGACTTCGCCCACCGCCTCCTTCTCGGAGTCGAACATCGTCGCCTCGTCCGCCGACCCCGACGCCATCGACGCCCTAGCGGGCCTGCAAGCGCTGAGGTTCGATGGAGACATCGACGGCGAGATCCAGTCGCCTGACCTCGCCATGTGGGAGTCGCTCTTCGCCGACCAGATcggcgccggcgccgcctcgggcgccgacttcttgatgtcctccccaAGGAGGGACTTCAGCCCTCTGAGGGACTTCATGGCGTCTTCTCCCAAGAGGGACTACATGGTGTCTTCTCCCAAGAGAGACTACATGATGTCTTCCCCCAAGCGGGACTACATGGTATCCTCCCCTAAGAGAGAGATGGTGGCTTCCCCGAGGAGAACCTTCTCCAACCTCTACAACAACAGCACCAGCAATCAGAGCTACATGCATGGCACCTTGCACGGCATGGACACGGGGAGCCCCAGCAATCTCGCCGGCTACGGCAAGGGGAAGTCGTCGCAGAGCCCGCTCCACAAGGGATTCGTCAACAACGCCCACAGCAACAGCAGCAAGAGCAACCTCTCCTGCTCCTCGTCCTACGTTAACAGCAGCGAGAACCTTGCTCTGCCATCCTTGAACTCCTCCTTCCTGGAGGACGGGTACCTGGCGTACCAGCTGCCGCCGGAGAAGGATGCCGGCGGCTCCTCCTCTGCCGGCACCAGTGCCACGCAGCTGCCGACGCTGTCCGAGTGCCTGGCGATGCCGGAGCCGGTGTACGGGGCCAGGGACGAGGCGGCGGTCGGCAGAGGGATTCCGGTGGGAGGCTTGCAGCCTGATCACCTCTACTACGCCAGCCAGTTCGGAGCTGCAGATGGCTTGCCGTTGCAGCACCAAATGGCAAAGCCTGACCAGTGGGCAGATTCTTCCTCCTTGCACAGCATGTTGGGGTCAGTAATACAGTCAGATCAGGCTGAGCAG TCTTTGAATTTGGTACGCAGGCTGTCACAATTGGCCAAATGGTCGCAGTCCATGCATTCC GAGCAGGACAGCGGTCTTCAGCTGGTGCACCTGTTGCTGGCGTGCGCCGACTTCGTGTCCAAGGGCGACCAGCCCTCCGCCCtccgccacctccacctcctccgccgcGTCGCCTCGCCGCTCGGCGACTCCATGCAGCGTGTCGCCTCCTATTTCGCCGACGCCCTCGCCACTCGCCTCTCGGTCTCCTCCGGCACCGCCATCTCCCCGCGCGGCGCAGGCGCCCCCTACCCCTTCCCGCCGTCGCCTGATACCCTAAAGATTTACCAGATCCTCTACCAGGCATGCCCTTACATCAAGTTCGCCCACTTCACGGCCAACCAGGCCATCTTCGAGGCCTTCCATGGCGAGGACCGTGTCCACGTCGTCGACCTGGACATCCTCCAGGGCTACCAGTGGCCGGCTTTCCTTCAGGCGCTCGCGGCACGGCCGGGTGGCCCGCCGACGCTAAGGCTGACGGGGGTTGGCCACCCGGCCACGGCTGTAAGGGAGACCGGGAGGCACCTTGCCTCCCTCGCCGCTTCGCTGCGTGTGCCGTTCGAGTTCCATGCCGCCGTGGCGGACAAGCTGGAGAGGCTGCGCCCTGCCGCTCTGCAGCGCCGCGTCGGGGAGGCGCTGGCCGTGAACGCAGTGAACCGCATGCACCGCGTCCCCGGCGCTCACCTCGGCCCGCTGCTGTCTATGATCCGTGACCAGGCTCCCAAGATCATGACGCTCGTGGAGCAGGAAGCTGGCCATAACGGCCCATACTTCTTGGGCAG GTTCCTGGAGGCACTGCACTACTATTCGGCCATCTTCGACTCACTGGACGCGACATTTCCGGCAGACTCAGCGCCACGGATGAAGGTCGAGCAATGCCTGCTGGCTCCTGAGATCCGCAATGTGGTGGCGTGCGAAGGCGCCGAGCGGGTGGCACGACACGAGCGGCTAGACCGGTGGCGCCGCATCATGGAGGACCGTGGATTTGAGGCCGTGCCGCTAAGCCCAGCGGCCGTCGGCCAGAGCCAAGTCCTTCTAGGACTTTACGGCGCCGGTGACGGATACCGGCTCAACGAGGAAAAAGGGTGCCTCCTCCTCGGCTGGCAGGATCGTGCCATCATCGGCGCATCAGCGTGGCGGTGCTGA